GCGCGGCGAAATGATCCGGCTGAAGGATGGCAAGAATCTGACCACCCTGCGCAATGCTGCTCTCAACCGGGTCGATGTCTCCCGCATCCCCCTGGAGGACGCCCTGATCATCGGCCGGCCCAAGGCCCCGACCCGGGTGATTGTTTTCACCGACCCGCAGTGCAATTTCTGCGGCAAACTGCACTACGAAATGAAGAAAGTGGTTCAGGCCGATCCGGACATCGCCTTTTTCATCAAGCTTTTCCCTTTGAACATCCATCCGGATGCCTACATGATCGCCAAAACCATTCTCTGCAATCGATCCATGACCATGCTCGAGGACAGCCTTGCCGGGCGGCCCGTTCCTCCCCCTCTGTGCCGGGCTGAAGAGGTGGATGAAACCCTGAGGCTGGGTCGGGACCTGGGCATCCGTTCGACGCCGACCCTGATCCTGCCCGACGGCCGTCTTTTTGCAGGATTCAAGCCGGCAGAGGCCCTGCTGGAGTTGCTCGATTCCAAGGCAACTCTTCCCTCCGTTTCGGCCTCAAAACCATAATGGCTTGCTTTGGCGCAGCGTTTTTGCTAGAAATGGCCTTTCACATTAATTGACAAGGGAGGCGTTAACATGGGTCTTATGACAGGAAAAAAGGGCATTATCTTCGGCGTTGCCAACGATATGAGCATCGCCTGGGGGATAGCCCAGCAATTGAAGGACGCTGGTGCCACCCTCGGATTTACTTATCTGAACGAAGCTCTTGAAAAGCGGGTTCGCCCCCTGGCGGAAAGTTTGGATGCGGAACTGATCCTTCCCTGCGATCTGGCTAAGGACGAGGATATCGACGCCGTCTTCCAAGAGGTCGAAAAGGCCTGGGGCAGTCTCGATTTCGTGGTCCATGCCGTTGCTTTCGCCAACCGGGAGGACCTCAAAAACCCCTTCAGTCAGACCAGCCGCGACAATTTCCTGCTGGCCTTGGACATCAGTGCCTATACCCTTGTTGCGGTGACAAGAGGAGCGGCTCCGCTGATGAAAAACGGCGGCTCAATCGTCACCATGACCTATCTCGGAGCCCAGCGGGCGGTGCCCAACTACAATGTCATGGGAGTGGCCAAAGCAGCTCTTGAGGCGTCCACCCGGTATCTTGCAGCTGAACTGGGGGAGAAGGGCATCCGGATCAACGCCATCTCCGCAGGGCCCATCAAGACGTTGGCCGCCTCCGCCGTCGGCCAGTTCAAGGAAAAACTGCGGGTTATGGACGAGCGCGCCCCCCTGCGCCGGACGGTGACCCAGAACGAGGTCGGCAAGTCCGCCCTCTATCTGCTGTCCGATCTTTCCAGCGGAGTAACCGGAGAGACTCACTTTGTCGATGCCGGCTTCAATTTCGTTGTCGGTTGAAAAAGGTTTTTTCGGAAGTGCGCACCGTTATCTGAATAACAAAAAAAGGGCCCACCGGGCCCTTTTTTTGTCGGTAACGCCAGGGCGTCAGGAAAAGAAAACTTTTTTCGTTGTCAGTGGAGCGATAGCGAAACGGTTGTCGTAATCGTAATCGTAATCGATAATTTTAAAGCCGACGACGATTACGACAACGATCGGTTCTTATTATTGTGAGTTGGTGTGATGCGTAGGGTGCAACCGTGATACATGGCAATTTGACCGGATTGAAATCGAGCGAGATCCGTGCACTCGAGCGGATCTACCGGCGCCGGGTTCCTCCCGAACGGGTGGTCACCTCGGAACTGGCCCGCTACCTCACTGAACTGTCTGAGGAGATCCGCCGCCAGATCGGCCTGATCATCGATCGGGGCGGCACAGTTCTCTACGTCATTGTCGGCGACGACCGCGAAATCGTCATTCCCGATCTGTCCGACTACGGATTGGGGCGGAGCGGGCTGCGGGGCCTGCGCTGCGTGCACACCCATCTGCGGGGCGAGCCCCTGACCGATGACGACATCACCGACCTGGCGCTGCTGCGTCTCGACCTGATGGTGGCCATCGCCGTCGGCGACCAGGGGTTGCCCGGACCGATCAGCTACGGGCATATCCTTCCTCCCAATCCCGCCGGAAAAAGGGTTGAAGTTCTCCAGTCTCCCTCCATCTATGATCTAGACCTCGATCTCTCGATGTTCCTGCGGGGGCTGGAAACCGAGCTCGAAGAAAAGATGGGAGAGACCGTCGATCTGTCCGATACACGGGAAAAGGCGATCCTCATTTCCGTCAGCACTGATTCCCGGATGGAAATCGAGGATTCCCTGGATGAACTGGTCGAGCTTGCCCGCACAGCCGACGTCCTGGTGCTGGATCGTTTCGTTCAGCGGCCACGGCAGATCAATCCCAAATTCCTGATGGGGGAAGGCAAGGCCAAGGAGGTGGTCATTCAGGCGCTGCAGCTGGGTGCCACCCTGCTGATTTTCGACCAGGATCTGTCCCCGGGCCAGGTCCGGGCCATTTCGGGACTGACCGATCTCAAGGTCATCGATCGCAGCCAGCTCATTCTCGATATCTTCGCACGCCGGGCTCATACCCGGGACGGCAAGGTGCAGGTGGAACTGGCGCAGCTCAAGTATATTCTCCCCCGTCTCACCGGGCGGGGCGTCGCCTTTTCCCGACTGATGGGCGGCATCGGCGGGCGCGGACCGGGTGAAACCAAACTGGAGATCGACCGGCGCCGGATCCGCGACCGCATCAACCGGCTTGAAAACGAACTCAAGGCGCTTTCCAAAGGGCGGCTGCAGCGCCGCCAGCGCCGGATTCGGGCCGGGGTTCCTATCGTTTCCATCGTCGGCTATACCAATGCGGGAAAATCCACCCTGCTCAATGCCCTGACCCAGAGCGATGTTTTTACCGAGGATCTGCTCTTCGCCACCCTGGATACCGCCACCCGGCGGCTGCGATTTCCGCAGGAGCGGGAAGTGATCATCACCGATACCGTCGGTTTCATCCGCAAATTGCCGAAAAGCCTGCTGGGTGCTTTCAAAGCCACCCTTGAGGAGCTCGAGGACGCGGACCTTCTGCTGCATGTCGTCGATCTTTCCAACCCACGTTTTGAAGAACAGATTGCGGCGGTGGAGCGAATCTTGCTTGAGCTGGAACTGGGACGCGTACCCCGGTTGCTGGTTTTCAACAAAATCGATCTGGTGCCCGACGCAGAGGTTGGCCCAATGTGCCGGCGATTCGATGCCATCCCGATCAGCGCCAGGAACCGCCGCAGCTTCGATCCTCTGCTCGAAAAACTGGAGCAGCGATTCTGGCCGGATGAAGGGTAAGTGGTAAGTGACAAGTGAAAAACTCTGCAATGCTATGAAATACAGCACTGGTTTTCTTTTTGATCAGTTTTCTCCTCACTCATCACCGATTACTGATTACTGATTTGATTTCAGGAGGCTTATTTTGTCCAGATATCTGATGTGTCTGCTTCTGGTGCTATTAGCCGGGTGCGTAACAGGAGACCGAGGTGGTTTTAGCAGTTCAAACGGTTTTTTGGAGGCGCCGGGTGACGAAAATGGTTCCATCGACCCGTTCGGTGAAGACCTTGCAGAGGAAGACCTGGTTGGAGAAGATACGGCACTGCTGGATCCGCTGACCCGCGAGGACATGGACCTTTTGTCCGGGGAGGATCAGGCCCCGCCGGAGGACGAGGGGGAGACGGCTGTGGAGGAAGGTACCTCCTTCGATCTGCCGGTCGTCAAGAATGCAAAGGTCCGTTATTTTCTAGATTATTTCACCGGTACCGCACGCAATGCCGTTCATCGCTGGCTGGAACGTTCGACCCGGTACCTGCCCATGATGCGGGAGGTGTTCGCCGAAGAAGGGCTGCCCCTCGACCTGACCTATCTGGCCATGATTGAATCCGGTTTCAACAGCCGGGCTGTCAGTCGAGCCAAAGCCGTAGGGCCATGGCAGTTCATGGAGGGCACCGGCCGTATGTATGGGCTGGAAAACGACTGGTGGCACGATGAGAGACGTGATCCTTACAAGGCGACCCGTGCCGCTGCCCGCCATCTCAGAGACCTGTATAATCGGTACGAAGACTGGTACCTGGCCATTGCCGCCTACAATGCCGGAGCGGGCCGGGTGGATCGCGCTATCGTGAAAGCCGGTACACGGGATTTCTGGGAAATAAGTCATGGCAGTTTTCTTGCCAAGGAGACGCAGCACTACCTGCCCAAGTTGATGGCAGCCATTCTCATCAGCAAAAATCCGGAAAAATACGGTTTTAACGACCTCAATTACCAGCCTGCCCTGGCCACCGACGTTGTTGAACTGCCCAGCTCGACCGATCTCGAAATTATTGCCCGTCTGGTCGAAGTAACGGAGGAGGAGGTCCGTGATCTGAATCCAGAACTCAAACGCTGGTGCACCCCTCCCAACAAAAAAGGGTATCCGGTCCGCCTTCCCTCCGGAACCGCAGAATCCTTCAAGCGTCAGTATGCGGAAATCAGTCCCTCCCAGCGGGCCAATTTCCAGCAGCACCGCGTGCGCTCCGGCGATACCCTTACGGGCCTGGCACGCCGTTACGGCATCACAACCAAGGATATCGTCCGGTTAAACAACATACGCAATCCAAGGGCCCTCAGGGTCGGTCAGGACCTTATCCTGCCGATGCAGGCCGGTGCTGCCCTGGCTTCCATCTACATGGACAGTGTCCCTTCAAGCAAACCGAGTTCTTACAAAGTGCGAAACGGGGATAACCTGTGGTCGATCTCCCGGCGTCTTGGAGTCACGACCAAGCAGCTGTGTGACTGGAACGACCTGCGATCAAAAGCAGTACTGCGTCCCGGCCAGGTTCTGAAAGTACATGGTTCCAACCGGCATGTCGCGGCCAAAAGTGCACAGAGTTCATACAAAGTCCGCAACGGCGACAACCTCTGGGTCATTTCCCGGCGTTTTGGCATGTCCACATCCCAGTTGTGCTCCCTGAACGGCCTGGGGGCGAACGATATTCTGAAACCGGGGCAGGTCCTGAAAGTCTCCGGGAAGGCATCGGGAAGGGATGTCTCATCCAGCCAGAGCATCTATCAAGTGGCGAATGGCGACAATCTCTGGACGATTTCACAACGTCTCGGGGTTTCCACCAGTCAGCTGTGCGAATGGAACGGCCTGCAGAAAAACGATATTCTGAAGCCCGGCCAGGTGCTGCAAATCAGAGAAGTCGGTCTGCAGAGTTCAGTCGGCACCAAGAAGGTGGTCTACCAGGTCCGCCCCGGCGACACTGTATGGGAGATTGGACGGAGGTACGATCTCAAGGCCAGGGATATCATGGACTGGAATAACCTGAACCACAGTCACGTCATCCAACCCGGCGATCAGCTGACCCTGCTGCTGGAGGAGGAGCAGAAGGGTTAAAAGTCCGTATTTCGTGACCCGTAACGGTTGATCGGTAAAGTCAACAAATTTCAGAGCACACGCTAAAACGAAAGGAGTAAGGGGTTCCCCCCTTACTCCTTTCGTTTTACGCTTCACATGTCCCCTTCTTTTCCCTTTTGACTTTCCGCAGCTTGATTTGCTAAACTTCCCCTTTCCAGTAACCGTACATTATGCGCCTTTCCGGAACTGCTGCCGGGGCCCCTTCCTGCTGTCTCCCG
The genomic region above belongs to Syntrophotaleaceae bacterium and contains:
- a CDS encoding enoyl-ACP reductase, producing the protein MGLMTGKKGIIFGVANDMSIAWGIAQQLKDAGATLGFTYLNEALEKRVRPLAESLDAELILPCDLAKDEDIDAVFQEVEKAWGSLDFVVHAVAFANREDLKNPFSQTSRDNFLLALDISAYTLVAVTRGAAPLMKNGGSIVTMTYLGAQRAVPNYNVMGVAKAALEASTRYLAAELGEKGIRINAISAGPIKTLAASAVGQFKEKLRVMDERAPLRRTVTQNEVGKSALYLLSDLSSGVTGETHFVDAGFNFVVG
- a CDS encoding LysM peptidoglycan-binding domain-containing protein, yielding MSRYLMCLLLVLLAGCVTGDRGGFSSSNGFLEAPGDENGSIDPFGEDLAEEDLVGEDTALLDPLTREDMDLLSGEDQAPPEDEGETAVEEGTSFDLPVVKNAKVRYFLDYFTGTARNAVHRWLERSTRYLPMMREVFAEEGLPLDLTYLAMIESGFNSRAVSRAKAVGPWQFMEGTGRMYGLENDWWHDERRDPYKATRAAARHLRDLYNRYEDWYLAIAAYNAGAGRVDRAIVKAGTRDFWEISHGSFLAKETQHYLPKLMAAILISKNPEKYGFNDLNYQPALATDVVELPSSTDLEIIARLVEVTEEEVRDLNPELKRWCTPPNKKGYPVRLPSGTAESFKRQYAEISPSQRANFQQHRVRSGDTLTGLARRYGITTKDIVRLNNIRNPRALRVGQDLILPMQAGAALASIYMDSVPSSKPSSYKVRNGDNLWSISRRLGVTTKQLCDWNDLRSKAVLRPGQVLKVHGSNRHVAAKSAQSSYKVRNGDNLWVISRRFGMSTSQLCSLNGLGANDILKPGQVLKVSGKASGRDVSSSQSIYQVANGDNLWTISQRLGVSTSQLCEWNGLQKNDILKPGQVLQIREVGLQSSVGTKKVVYQVRPGDTVWEIGRRYDLKARDIMDWNNLNHSHVIQPGDQLTLLLEEEQKG
- a CDS encoding DsbC family protein; the encoded protein is MKSLLFGVLLALVAVSAQAFPKENCGEQTCTDCHSLSRQEAGFLLGEQAEKILNVELSDMPGVWVVEIEKQGQKYPVYIDFTKTHLMRGEMIRLKDGKNLTTLRNAALNRVDVSRIPLEDALIIGRPKAPTRVIVFTDPQCNFCGKLHYEMKKVVQADPDIAFFIKLFPLNIHPDAYMIAKTILCNRSMTMLEDSLAGRPVPPPLCRAEEVDETLRLGRDLGIRSTPTLILPDGRLFAGFKPAEALLELLDSKATLPSVSASKP
- the hflX gene encoding GTPase HflX; amino-acid sequence: MIHGNLTGLKSSEIRALERIYRRRVPPERVVTSELARYLTELSEEIRRQIGLIIDRGGTVLYVIVGDDREIVIPDLSDYGLGRSGLRGLRCVHTHLRGEPLTDDDITDLALLRLDLMVAIAVGDQGLPGPISYGHILPPNPAGKRVEVLQSPSIYDLDLDLSMFLRGLETELEEKMGETVDLSDTREKAILISVSTDSRMEIEDSLDELVELARTADVLVLDRFVQRPRQINPKFLMGEGKAKEVVIQALQLGATLLIFDQDLSPGQVRAISGLTDLKVIDRSQLILDIFARRAHTRDGKVQVELAQLKYILPRLTGRGVAFSRLMGGIGGRGPGETKLEIDRRRIRDRINRLENELKALSKGRLQRRQRRIRAGVPIVSIVGYTNAGKSTLLNALTQSDVFTEDLLFATLDTATRRLRFPQEREVIITDTVGFIRKLPKSLLGAFKATLEELEDADLLLHVVDLSNPRFEEQIAAVERILLELELGRVPRLLVFNKIDLVPDAEVGPMCRRFDAIPISARNRRSFDPLLEKLEQRFWPDEG